In the genome of Massilibacillus massiliensis, one region contains:
- a CDS encoding DUF896 domain-containing protein produces MITPEIITRINELAKKKKTIGLNEEELNEQRKLHRIYIDNIKIQLKDNLEKIEFVDAPPTRQRH; encoded by the coding sequence TTGATTACCCCAGAAATCATTACCAGAATTAATGAATTAGCAAAAAAAAAGAAAACGATTGGCTTAAACGAGGAAGAATTAAACGAGCAAAGAAAACTTCATCGTATTTATATTGATAATATCAAAATTCAATTGAAGGATAATCTAGAGAAAATTGAATTCGTTGATGCACCGCCAACGAGACAAAGGCATTGA
- the ilvD gene encoding dihydroxy-acid dehydratase, translating into MRSDIVKKGSTRAAHRALFYAMGYGPEDLEKPLIGVVNAFNEIIPGHFHLRTIAEAVKLGVAAAGGTPIEFPAIGVCDGIAMGHEGMKFSLASRELIADSIEAVATGHGFDGLVLIPNCDKVVPGMLMAAARLNIPCVVVSGGPMMAGRYKGTDVSVSSIFEAAGQFESGKITADELSELEKAACPGCGSCSGLFTANTMNSLTEVLGMGLPGNGTIPAAQTGARRMLAKKAGQVILDLVKRDIKPCDIMTKEAFENAITVDMAIGGSSNTVLHLTAIAHEAGITLPLPLFDQISAKTPYITKLSPGGTHHMQDLNEAGGLNAVMHELANKNLLHLDALTVTGTLEKRIKDAKITRADVIKTVDAPYRNKGGIAILKGNLAPDYAVVKESAVTEDMLVFKGTAKVYDSEEQAIEAIVSGEIKDGHVVIIRYEGPKGGPGMREMLNPTAVITGMGLKVALLTDGRFSGATRGACIGHVSPEAMAGGPIALVQDGDEIDIDIPNRKLDLLVSEEELKNRRAAWIRPQPKVTKGYLSRYARLATSASTGAVLE; encoded by the coding sequence ATGAGAAGTGATATTGTAAAAAAAGGGTCAACGCGTGCTGCACATAGAGCTTTATTTTATGCGATGGGATATGGACCAGAAGATTTGGAAAAACCGTTGATTGGTGTGGTAAATGCCTTTAATGAGATTATTCCAGGGCATTTTCACTTACGGACAATTGCAGAAGCAGTAAAACTTGGGGTCGCTGCTGCCGGCGGAACACCAATAGAATTTCCAGCGATTGGTGTTTGCGATGGAATCGCGATGGGGCATGAAGGAATGAAATTTTCTTTGGCAAGTCGTGAACTAATTGCTGATTCAATAGAAGCGGTAGCAACAGGGCATGGATTCGATGGTTTAGTGTTGATTCCTAACTGTGATAAAGTAGTTCCAGGAATGCTTATGGCAGCTGCTCGACTGAATATTCCTTGTGTAGTAGTAAGTGGCGGTCCAATGATGGCGGGGCGTTATAAAGGAACTGATGTCAGTGTAAGCAGTATATTTGAAGCAGCAGGACAATTTGAATCTGGCAAAATTACGGCAGATGAACTTTCGGAACTTGAAAAAGCAGCTTGCCCAGGGTGTGGTTCTTGCTCTGGCTTATTTACCGCAAATACCATGAATTCTTTAACTGAAGTTTTAGGTATGGGATTACCGGGGAATGGCACAATTCCAGCTGCACAAACTGGGGCGAGGAGAATGCTAGCCAAAAAAGCTGGACAAGTTATTTTAGATCTAGTAAAACGGGATATAAAACCATGCGATATTATGACAAAAGAAGCATTTGAAAATGCGATTACTGTAGATATGGCAATCGGTGGGTCTTCTAATACAGTCCTTCATTTGACTGCAATTGCTCACGAAGCAGGGATTACATTGCCGTTGCCATTGTTTGATCAAATCAGTGCGAAGACGCCTTATATTACGAAATTAAGTCCAGGCGGCACACATCATATGCAAGATTTAAATGAAGCGGGCGGGTTAAATGCAGTAATGCATGAACTTGCAAATAAAAACTTACTTCATTTAGATGCACTTACGGTTACGGGAACTCTTGAAAAACGTATTAAAGATGCAAAAATTACACGCGCAGATGTTATTAAAACCGTAGACGCACCATATCGTAATAAAGGTGGTATAGCAATATTAAAGGGGAATTTGGCGCCAGATTACGCAGTTGTCAAAGAAAGTGCGGTTACTGAGGATATGCTTGTATTTAAAGGTACAGCTAAAGTATATGATTCAGAAGAACAAGCGATTGAAGCGATTGTCAGCGGTGAAATTAAAGATGGACATGTAGTCATTATTCGCTATGAAGGACCGAAAGGCGGACCGGGAATGCGTGAAATGCTCAATCCGACTGCCGTAATTACAGGTATGGGATTAAAAGTGGCATTGCTTACGGATGGACGTTTTAGCGGTGCGACGCGTGGGGCTTGTATTGGACATGTTTCTCCGGAAGCAATGGCAGGTGGACCGATTGCACTTGTCCAAGACGGAGATGAAATTGATATTGATATTCCAAACCGTAAACTTGATTTATTAGTTAGTGAGGAGGAATTGAAAAATCGCCGAGCTGCTTGGATTAGACCGCAACCAAAAGTAACAAAAGGGTATTTATCTCGTTATGCACGATTGGCAACTTCTGCAAGTACGGGAGCAGTTTTGGAATAA
- a CDS encoding ACT domain-containing protein, whose protein sequence is MKIVVTIVGKDRVGIIAMVSNILAENNVNILNINQNILDGFFNMVMIAEMSESKIKLKDLQEILREKGEAINLEIKAQHQDIFNIMHKI, encoded by the coding sequence ATGAAAATAGTAGTTACAATTGTGGGAAAAGATCGTGTTGGTATTATTGCGATGGTAAGCAATATTTTAGCAGAAAACAATGTAAATATTTTAAATATTAACCAAAATATATTAGATGGTTTTTTCAACATGGTAATGATTGCTGAAATGAGCGAGAGTAAAATTAAGCTAAAAGATCTTCAAGAAATATTACGAGAAAAAGGCGAAGCGATTAATCTTGAGATCAAAGCGCAACATCAAGACATTTTTAATATTATGCACAAAATATAA
- a CDS encoding N-acetyltransferase, producing the protein MIYRKPTFQDVEQIYELVNAYANDGVMLARSRNVLYETLRDMIVAEEDGRIVGVGALHLVWDELAEIRAMAISKEVTRQGIGRKIVNMLVEEGSLLGVKTLFTLTYQPEFFGKLGFDEITKELLPHKVWKECINCPKFPNCDEIAMMRKI; encoded by the coding sequence ATGATTTACCGCAAACCGACATTTCAGGATGTAGAACAGATCTATGAATTAGTCAATGCTTATGCGAATGATGGTGTAATGCTGGCACGATCACGCAATGTCCTTTATGAAACTTTACGTGATATGATAGTTGCGGAGGAAGATGGAAGAATTGTAGGGGTTGGTGCACTTCATTTAGTTTGGGACGAGCTTGCTGAAATTAGAGCAATGGCTATTTCTAAAGAAGTAACAAGACAAGGAATTGGCAGGAAAATTGTGAATATGCTGGTTGAAGAAGGAAGCTTGTTAGGCGTGAAAACATTATTTACGCTTACTTATCAACCGGAGTTCTTTGGAAAACTAGGCTTTGATGAAATTACTAAAGAATTATTGCCGCATAAAGTTTGGAAAGAATGTATTAATTGCCCTAAATTCCCAAATTGTGACGAGATCGCTATGATGAGGAAGATATGA
- a CDS encoding SGNH/GDSL hydrolase family protein, which translates to MKKFMMALCIAASIIYIINFLFNTQKTPDQANIEQMKQQITQEKNVFSEANKPTLITKYTTEKPASVTPLLLWHTFPGAVSYELEFLNQTPEIPNGIVASRYRIFSTNEIFTNGYYADLSDYLNNEKFYWRVRALDYDGNAISEFSDAEQIIVNKKLHITQKPIINNIDRIMNLPIPLYPVYNWIPIHNITDYEVELLSEPPEIENNTIPSENRIWSKIVNNTLDCYDDFARLLSPGTYYWRVRAIDANGNTIGEYSDTESFVVTEQSHRVQIATFGDSITHGGGALSYSPANYEYSYQTYLEFATLNLGKSGDTSKSMVERFDSDVLPFRPKNLIILCGANSIRAGTSANEIIKDLNSIKTKCYLHNIRPIFLTLLPLNPANISKTFGTETSPNWKLELTKVNAFIRTQHYYIDIEPYFYDENGEMATYLATDGLHPDIIGKKLMAEIINANKNRVLR; encoded by the coding sequence ATGAAAAAATTTATGATGGCTTTATGCATAGCCGCTTCTATCATTTACATAATAAATTTTCTATTCAACACACAAAAAACTCCAGATCAAGCAAATATAGAGCAGATGAAGCAACAAATTACGCAAGAAAAAAATGTATTCTCAGAAGCAAATAAACCGACTTTAATTACTAAATATACAACGGAAAAACCCGCTAGCGTAACCCCGCTCCTACTTTGGCATACATTTCCCGGCGCGGTCTCTTACGAACTAGAATTTTTAAACCAAACACCTGAAATTCCAAATGGTATTGTTGCATCTCGCTATCGAATTTTCAGCACCAATGAAATATTTACAAATGGATATTACGCCGACTTATCCGATTATTTAAATAATGAGAAATTTTATTGGCGCGTTCGCGCTTTAGATTATGATGGAAATGCCATCAGCGAATTTTCTGATGCAGAGCAAATTATTGTAAACAAGAAACTGCATATTACACAGAAACCTATTATAAATAATATAGATAGAATAATGAATCTTCCGATTCCCCTGTATCCCGTATATAATTGGATCCCTATTCATAATATTACAGATTATGAGGTAGAGTTATTATCTGAACCGCCGGAGATAGAAAACAATACGATCCCTTCTGAAAATCGTATTTGGAGTAAAATCGTCAATAATACATTAGACTGTTACGATGATTTTGCACGGCTATTATCACCAGGCACTTATTATTGGCGCGTTCGCGCTATTGATGCAAATGGCAATACAATTGGAGAATACTCCGATACGGAAAGTTTTGTTGTCACAGAACAATCCCACCGCGTCCAAATTGCCACATTCGGGGATAGCATTACACATGGAGGCGGTGCACTTTCATATTCACCTGCAAATTATGAATACAGTTATCAAACCTATTTAGAATTTGCTACTCTTAACCTCGGTAAAAGTGGTGACACTTCAAAAAGTATGGTAGAACGTTTCGATAGTGATGTTTTACCTTTTAGACCGAAAAACTTAATTATTTTGTGCGGCGCAAATAGCATTCGTGCCGGTACATCAGCAAATGAGATCATTAAGGATTTAAATTCGATTAAAACTAAATGTTATTTACACAATATCCGCCCAATTTTCTTAACTCTTTTGCCATTAAATCCTGCCAACATTTCTAAAACCTTTGGAACAGAAACTTCTCCTAATTGGAAGCTAGAACTTACTAAAGTCAATGCGTTTATTCGCACACAACATTACTATATTGATATTGAACCTTATTTCTATGATGAAAACGGTGAAATGGCAACCTATTTGGCAACGGATGGACTCCACCCTGATATTATTGGGAAAAAACTTATGGCGGAAATTATAAATGCAAATAAAAACCGTGTTCTTCGTTAA
- the nth gene encoding endonuclease III, which translates to MRITKQIKQSMIAILEETYIDVKPALKFKSPFELLIAVILSAQCTDVRVNITTERLFAYANTPEAILKLGIENLENEIRDCGLFRSKAKNIIATCQRICSEYNGQVPETFDELIKLPGVGRKTANVVVSIAFNTPAIAVDTHVFRVSNRLHLAIGETPDEVEAKLKKVIPIEKWSAAHHWLIWHGRLLCKSRAPLCKKCPLQHLCPSNVSA; encoded by the coding sequence TTGCGCATAACAAAGCAAATTAAACAAAGTATGATTGCTATACTAGAGGAGACTTATATTGACGTAAAGCCTGCACTCAAATTTAAATCGCCGTTTGAGCTTTTGATTGCTGTTATTTTATCTGCGCAATGTACAGATGTAAGAGTCAATATAACAACGGAAAGATTATTCGCATATGCGAATACACCTGAAGCTATTTTAAAGCTGGGTATTGAAAATTTGGAAAATGAAATAAGAGACTGCGGTCTTTTTCGCAGTAAAGCAAAAAATATTATTGCTACCTGCCAAAGAATTTGTTCTGAATATAATGGGCAAGTTCCTGAGACATTCGATGAGTTAATAAAATTGCCTGGTGTAGGAAGAAAGACGGCAAATGTTGTTGTTAGTATAGCGTTTAATACACCTGCTATTGCTGTTGATACGCATGTTTTTAGAGTTTCAAATCGATTGCATTTAGCAATTGGTGAAACACCTGATGAGGTTGAAGCAAAACTGAAAAAAGTTATACCAATAGAGAAGTGGTCAGCGGCACATCACTGGCTAATTTGGCATGGCAGGTTATTATGTAAATCACGTGCGCCTTTATGTAAGAAATGTCCGTTACAGCATCTTTGCCCTAGCAATGTGAGTGCATAA
- a CDS encoding TM1266 family iron-only hydrogenase system putative regulator yields METRVALIGIMLGSRESVVRLNAIIQEYGDYIVGRMGIPYHKKNVSVISIVIDAPADIISAFSGKLGMLPNVSSKTVYAKM; encoded by the coding sequence ATGGAAACACGTGTAGCTTTAATTGGTATCATGCTAGGTAGTAGAGAGTCGGTTGTACGACTAAATGCTATTATTCAAGAGTATGGAGACTATATCGTTGGAAGAATGGGGATTCCCTATCATAAGAAAAATGTTTCTGTGATCAGTATTGTTATAGATGCACCGGCTGATATTATCAGTGCTTTTTCAGGAAAACTAGGGATGCTTCCCAATGTAAGCAGTAAGACGGTATATGCAAAAATGTAA
- the dat gene encoding D-amino-acid transaminase gives MSVLGYFDGKFIDVENDKIIGMEDRGHQFGDGIYEATRFYNGKCFQLKRHLDRCMRSLEKVRMTIPYTIEELTNLHEELIHKSGFKNGVIYFQFTRGTAPRDHHFPSVKPHLSMSIRSSEVDEHQQAQGVKCFLTEDIRWHHCDIKSLNLLGNVLAKQAAADEGCYEAVLYRPDTKEITECGSSNFFVVKDGVLWSHPTNNLILKGITLSVLLEDIAPKLNIQVMEKEFTPEFARNADEAFITSTSLEVTPCVEISGKVISNGKPGEVTLKLQKAYKEAVKKECF, from the coding sequence ATGAGTGTATTAGGTTATTTTGATGGAAAATTTATTGATGTAGAAAATGATAAAATTATTGGCATGGAAGATCGCGGACATCAATTTGGTGATGGTATTTATGAAGCAACTAGATTTTACAATGGTAAATGTTTTCAGCTAAAACGTCATTTAGACAGATGCATGCGGTCATTAGAAAAAGTCAGAATGACAATTCCTTATACAATTGAAGAGTTAACCAATCTGCATGAAGAATTAATTCATAAAAGTGGATTTAAAAATGGTGTAATATATTTTCAATTTACACGTGGCACCGCACCTCGCGATCATCATTTTCCATCTGTAAAACCACATTTATCTATGTCCATCCGTAGTTCTGAAGTCGACGAACACCAACAGGCTCAAGGAGTTAAATGTTTCTTAACAGAAGATATACGTTGGCATCATTGCGATATAAAATCTCTTAATTTATTAGGAAACGTTTTAGCAAAACAAGCAGCAGCTGATGAAGGATGCTATGAAGCTGTTTTATATCGCCCTGACACAAAGGAAATTACAGAGTGTGGAAGCAGCAATTTTTTTGTAGTGAAAGATGGTGTCCTTTGGTCACATCCAACAAATAATCTCATTCTAAAAGGCATAACGCTTTCGGTTTTATTAGAAGACATTGCTCCAAAACTTAACATTCAAGTTATGGAAAAAGAATTTACGCCGGAATTTGCGCGCAACGCTGACGAAGCTTTCATTACTAGTACTAGCCTTGAAGTAACGCCTTGTGTTGAAATAAGCGGTAAAGTAATTAGCAATGGAAAACCAGGTGAAGTTACACTAAAACTGCAAAAAGCTTATAAGGAAGCCGTAAAAAAAGAATGTTTCTAA
- a CDS encoding PFL family protein → MITIHDILETNRMITENKLDVRTITMGISLRDCAHPNIKQFCQNIYDKITSSAEFLVSTGEEIEAEYGIPIINKRISVTPIAIAAEACRTDSYVPVAEALDAAAKEVGVNFIGGFSALVEKGYTNGDRILIKSIPQALATTERVCSSVNLGSTKAGINMDCVREMGEIVKRTAELTRDRDAIGCAKLVIFANVPGDNPFMAGAFHGVGEPEKVINVGVSGPGVVKRALEDMKGADFSQVAETIKKTAFKITRVGQLVAQEASKRLGVPFGIIDLSLAPTPAIGDSVAHILEEMGLESCGAPGTTAALALLNDAVKKGGLMASSHVGGLSGAFIPVSEDAGMIAAVECGSLSLEKLEAMTCVCSVGLDMIAVAGETSAATISGIIADEAAIGMINNKTTAVRIIPVPGKKVGDTVEFGGLLGYSPIIPVSKFKSEGFIARGGRIPAPVRSLTN, encoded by the coding sequence GTGATAACGATACATGATATATTAGAGACCAACCGTATGATTACTGAGAATAAACTTGATGTTAGAACGATCACGATGGGGATAAGCCTCAGAGATTGTGCGCATCCAAATATCAAGCAATTTTGCCAAAACATTTATGATAAAATTACGAGTTCCGCTGAATTTTTAGTATCGACCGGTGAAGAAATAGAAGCAGAATATGGAATTCCGATTATTAACAAACGTATTTCTGTTACGCCAATCGCTATTGCAGCTGAAGCATGCCGCACGGATAGTTATGTGCCTGTTGCAGAAGCACTTGATGCAGCTGCCAAAGAGGTTGGAGTCAATTTTATTGGCGGATTTTCTGCATTGGTTGAAAAGGGATATACAAATGGTGATCGAATCTTAATCAAATCTATTCCGCAGGCTTTGGCGACAACTGAAAGAGTTTGTTCTTCTGTAAATTTAGGATCTACTAAAGCCGGAATTAATATGGACTGTGTGCGAGAAATGGGAGAAATCGTAAAGCGTACTGCTGAATTAACGCGTGACCGTGATGCAATTGGTTGTGCGAAATTAGTTATATTTGCAAATGTTCCTGGCGATAATCCGTTTATGGCAGGTGCTTTTCACGGCGTAGGCGAGCCGGAAAAAGTCATTAATGTTGGCGTAAGTGGGCCTGGCGTAGTGAAAAGAGCGTTGGAAGACATGAAAGGCGCTGACTTTAGTCAAGTCGCTGAAACGATAAAGAAAACAGCTTTTAAGATTACGCGTGTTGGTCAATTGGTTGCGCAAGAAGCTTCCAAACGTTTAGGGGTTCCTTTTGGTATTATTGATTTATCGCTTGCACCGACACCGGCAATTGGGGATAGTGTCGCACATATCCTTGAAGAAATGGGACTTGAAAGCTGTGGTGCTCCAGGTACAACAGCTGCACTTGCACTTCTTAATGATGCTGTAAAAAAAGGTGGGTTGATGGCATCTTCTCATGTTGGAGGTTTAAGTGGGGCGTTTATTCCTGTCAGTGAGGATGCTGGCATGATCGCAGCTGTAGAATGTGGAAGTCTTTCTTTAGAAAAATTAGAGGCAATGACTTGTGTTTGTTCTGTCGGCTTAGATATGATCGCCGTTGCAGGCGAGACTTCTGCTGCAACGATTTCAGGTATTATTGCTGATGAAGCTGCGATTGGTATGATTAACAATAAGACAACCGCGGTCAGAATTATTCCGGTACCGGGTAAGAAGGTTGGCGATACAGTAGAATTTGGCGGATTGCTCGGTTATAGTCCGATTATTCCAGTAAGCAAATTTAAATCAGAAGGTTTTATAGCCCGAGGGGGTCGAATTCCTGCGCCAGTACGCAGTTTGACAAATTAG
- the aroF gene encoding 3-deoxy-7-phosphoheptulonate synthase, with the protein MIIVMSSDATQEEIDRVTKKIISSGLEYHLSQGQSRTIVGVIGDKKTIAQLQMDVFDGVEKSVRITESYKLVSREFKPADTIVDVKGVLVGGGHIGVMAGPCAVESREQLFEAAHCVKSAGAHFLRGGAFKPRTSPYDFQGLAETGLKMLAEAGQKYDLKVVTEIVDVNAIDLHCAYADVLQVGARNMQNFHLLKVVGKANKPVLLKRGLSATISEWLNAAEYIMSEGNYNVILCERGVRTFETYTRNTLDLAAVAAVKQLSHLPIIVDPSHGTGRWKMVRPMSRAAIAAGADGLMIEVHPHPEIALCDGNQSLTPENFRIVMDEVKAVANLMGKVNE; encoded by the coding sequence ATGATTATTGTAATGAGTTCAGATGCAACACAAGAAGAAATTGATAGGGTAACCAAAAAGATAATAAGTTCGGGGCTGGAATATCATTTATCTCAGGGGCAGTCTCGCACGATTGTGGGAGTAATTGGTGACAAAAAAACGATTGCACAGTTACAAATGGATGTATTTGATGGCGTTGAAAAATCTGTCCGAATCACAGAAAGCTATAAACTCGTGAGTCGAGAATTTAAGCCAGCCGATACCATTGTAGATGTAAAAGGAGTTTTAGTTGGCGGCGGACACATCGGAGTTATGGCAGGACCTTGTGCAGTTGAAAGCAGAGAACAGCTTTTTGAAGCTGCTCATTGTGTAAAAAGTGCCGGTGCTCATTTTTTACGGGGCGGAGCCTTTAAACCTCGTACATCGCCATATGATTTCCAAGGATTAGCTGAAACCGGCTTAAAAATGCTTGCCGAAGCAGGTCAGAAATATGATTTAAAAGTAGTCACAGAAATTGTTGATGTGAACGCAATTGATTTACATTGTGCGTACGCGGATGTGCTTCAAGTGGGTGCAAGAAATATGCAAAATTTTCATTTGTTAAAAGTGGTAGGAAAAGCCAATAAACCAGTCCTATTAAAAAGAGGTTTATCAGCTACAATCAGCGAGTGGTTAAATGCAGCAGAATATATTATGAGTGAAGGTAATTATAATGTCATTTTATGTGAACGTGGTGTACGGACTTTTGAAACATATACACGTAATACATTAGACTTAGCTGCCGTAGCTGCAGTAAAACAATTGTCTCATTTACCAATTATTGTGGATCCAAGTCATGGAACTGGTCGGTGGAAAATGGTTCGTCCAATGTCTAGAGCGGCAATTGCTGCTGGAGCAGATGGTCTCATGATTGAAGTGCATCCGCATCCTGAAATCGCTTTGTGTGATGGAAATCAATCTTTAACACCAGAAAATTTTCGTATTGTAATGGATGAAGTAAAAGCTGTTGCAAACTTGATGGGAAAAGTAAATGAATAA
- the cobO gene encoding cob(I)yrinic acid a,c-diamide adenosyltransferase — protein MENRQGLLIVHTGNGKGKTTAALGLALRAWGNGYKTLILQFIKGSWKYGELKALQQLSPGIVIQQMGEGFSQKDHDDKEKHIAAAKKTLEIAKREIISGSWDMIILDELNYALKFGLIQLEPVMDLIALKSNNLHLVITGREAREEIIACADLVTEMKEIKHPYKQGVKAQKGIEF, from the coding sequence ATGGAAAATCGACAAGGGTTGCTTATTGTTCATACAGGAAATGGTAAGGGGAAAACTACAGCTGCTTTGGGACTTGCACTTAGAGCATGGGGAAATGGATATAAAACTTTAATCTTACAATTTATAAAAGGCAGTTGGAAATATGGTGAATTAAAAGCGTTGCAACAGCTTTCGCCTGGAATTGTAATTCAGCAGATGGGTGAGGGGTTTAGTCAAAAGGATCATGATGATAAAGAAAAACATATTGCAGCAGCGAAAAAAACTTTAGAAATTGCGAAACGAGAAATAATTTCGGGCTCTTGGGATATGATTATTTTAGATGAGTTAAATTATGCGCTAAAATTTGGACTGATTCAACTTGAACCGGTGATGGATTTGATTGCACTCAAATCAAATAATTTGCATTTGGTTATTACTGGACGCGAAGCAAGAGAAGAAATTATTGCTTGTGCAGACTTAGTAACTGAAATGAAAGAAATTAAACATCCTTATAAACAAGGTGTAAAAGCACAAAAAGGCATAGAATTTTAA
- a CDS encoding prephenate dehydrogenase, which produces MNKKNIVIIGIGLIGGSLGLAIKDYFKEDVHIWGLDSHEETLKKAAALGAIDSFTCEYGVAVKDADMVFLSTPVLQIVPMIEMILPFLKAGTIITDTGSTKRYIWDRIKNILPNDIYYVAGHPMAGKEHSGIMAADKNLFRNKSYVIVQDTGAPNHAIEKVCEILKATKANITTMDIAQHDRCASIISHVPHVVAAALVTLLNQSSSDIEANLKLAGGGFKDTTRIASSNADMWADICISNAEPIMRNLQELKEILDVVITHIGETDRQGLYDYFSSAKQRRDTILDKANNLFEV; this is translated from the coding sequence ATGAATAAAAAAAATATTGTAATTATCGGGATTGGCTTAATTGGTGGATCTCTTGGACTTGCGATTAAGGATTATTTTAAAGAAGATGTTCATATTTGGGGATTAGATTCTCATGAGGAAACATTGAAAAAAGCTGCAGCGCTTGGCGCGATTGATTCGTTTACTTGCGAATATGGAGTTGCGGTAAAAGATGCCGATATGGTTTTTTTGAGCACTCCGGTTTTGCAAATTGTTCCAATGATAGAAATGATTTTGCCCTTTTTAAAAGCCGGTACCATTATTACAGATACAGGAAGTACAAAACGTTATATATGGGATCGGATAAAAAATATCCTTCCTAATGATATTTACTATGTTGCCGGACATCCAATGGCGGGCAAAGAGCATAGTGGTATTATGGCGGCAGATAAAAATCTTTTTCGGAATAAGAGCTATGTTATTGTTCAAGATACAGGAGCACCAAATCACGCGATCGAAAAAGTTTGCGAGATATTAAAAGCAACGAAGGCAAATATCACAACGATGGATATTGCCCAACATGATCGCTGCGCTTCTATTATCAGTCATGTGCCGCATGTGGTAGCAGCGGCTTTGGTAACACTGCTCAATCAAAGTTCAAGTGATATAGAGGCAAACTTGAAACTTGCGGGTGGTGGGTTTAAAGATACGACAAGGATTGCATCTTCGAATGCAGATATGTGGGCAGATATTTGCATATCAAATGCAGAGCCTATTATGCGCAATTTACAAGAATTAAAAGAAATTCTCGATGTGGTGATTACGCACATTGGGGAAACTGACCGACAAGGATTGTATGATTATTTTTCATCAGCCAAACAGAGACGTGATACTATTTTGGATAAAGCCAATAATTTATTTGAGGTATAG